From the Penaeus chinensis breed Huanghai No. 1 chromosome 28, ASM1920278v2, whole genome shotgun sequence genome, one window contains:
- the LOC125040027 gene encoding kinesin-like protein KIF7 yields MEVPVRVVTRVRPQTTQENNHGTCIQVAPAASQVILGYDHFCDFDAVFGHDVPQKELYDSCLSDMVVNFFQGYNVTVIGYGQRGSGKTYTMTGPDFLWAMNEEEFGLLPQAVRHVFNLMRECPGREYRVHVSYLAVQRDAVYDLLSTSNSYMQLNVLEDNMGNVVIPGLNVIDCSNITEVINCLEAGLVHRHTAAIHSHDPSASHAIFSLILEHQWTDPDGKLKYLYSRMSFVDLGGSERLVQFGYGDYGRPGEESFFLNSDLKALGNVIHCLADQTYNGPIPYKESKLTHILKDAFGGNSLSLMVCCLSPSAEDFDASFNTLKYGGLARYILNFPAVNMAIQNSARGSTATMSPSSAHTTLPHQSGSRQSTLTGIQSSVQQSLGTVQQSTGTNDTSTVAALDDAGSLDTEDMFKFQFAASQWQLLVSSAEDLLSEILRSTQVSPTEKARIESWLCLKAEAEECIGMDLGPLRFNAATNRVLEVIEELSEPEANTTLESGTEMSHSDSDTSSMSSFGEEFYDQLAVLKGRFRSHTDDVVNKVQESHDTLANVRQSAERRKSELAKNQEDKAQSKNTSSRKSSRHSHKTAESILLTKGLQMAPRKTRENVNSSVERSSSVSSSITLAMMPEGRLSVISQVNSSVKSDEGVGVKSSIHSDIISDEEHEVPNPRRKSSLSCVSRFSQISKSSRRKSNSEKIGDDEEGSTSLVEEVKRLSASQDLRRGQIRRVSVELRAAQQRLKQLNATIRLKEAFIRELVRCGGEAEVTKRKCEAKMERLEKEIHRARQQYEEAQNQLKELREGESEDVGQYRSRVDSLKKQISHYQKKLLTLEKVSAISQQADTKVEELEGSVKEMRRQQEELQTRLRDELQRKEELEQQIIVDQRRIRALEIRLKQDEGESESDRGWLAEEEERILKLREATQQLQNEVKMREEAVKQREWMHKEKLRLETSRQDSEERRKGSGNEEALTERRESDLREEISHLRDARDSLMVRRQKLNRRIHKSHGHGVGSGEERRLLELDEAIEAVDAAIEYKNEVICGRAKELKSTAKLLSHDNLMERLMNLCPEETRSLLVKYFNKVIDLRIEFRKQEISFSDLETQYDEQQRYISDLKAAYQQASLEMERRITSQQRDYQQKISTLLRQFNDDSSGSGAQEFRLREMEQQLFYYKKLSRDLKAKLRQYSEDVRSERPKDPLPGPSSQPASGASTRPDHGAYMPRRRPLLPSRPPAPLLPKRTRMQAAEQAAKHPTPLTKVTREKNKIIIQQKSDRQGKAKGAAAESR; encoded by the exons ATGGAAGTGCCAGTGAGAGTAGTGACGAGG GTGCGACCACAAACAACACAGGAAAATAACCATGGAACGTGCATTCAGGTTGCTCCGGCAGCCTCTCAGGTCATCCTGGGTTATGACCATTTTTGTGACTTTGATGCAGTGTTTGGTCATGATGTCCCACAAAAAGAACTGTATGACTCTTGCCTGTCGGACATGGTTGTTAACTTCTTTCAGG GATACAATGTGACAGTGATCGGGTATGGGCAGCGTGGTTCTGGCAAGACATACACCATGACAGGCCCAGACTTTCTTTGGGCTATGAACGAGGAGGAGTTTGGACTGTTGCCCCAGGCTGTGCGGCATGTTTTCAACCtcatgaga GAATGCCCAGGGAGAGAATACCGTGTACATGTGAGCTACCTGGCTGTGCAAAGGGATGCTGTATATGACCTgctctccacctccaactcctacATGCAACTGAATGTGCTAGAAGACAATATG GGTAATGTCGTCATTCCTGGCCTGAATGTGATTGACTGCAGCAACATCACAGAGGTCATCAACTGCCTAGAGGCTGGCCTAGTCCACCGGCACACTGCAGCCATCCACAGCCATGATCCCTCAGCCTCACACGccatcttctccctcattctagaGCACCAGTGGACGGATCCGG ATGGAAAGCTCAAGTACCTATATTCACGGATGAGTTTCGTTGACCTCGGAGGCTCAGAGAGGCTTGTACAGTTTGGGTATGGGGACTATGGGCGCCCTGGCGAGGAATCCTTCTTCCTCAACTCCGATCTGAAGGCTTTGGGAAATGTCATCCATTGTTTGGCGGACCAGACGTACAATGGGCCTATACCATACAAGGAATCAAAGTTGACGCATATATTAAAG GATGCATTTGGTGGCAACAGCCTAAGCCTGATGGTCTGCTGCCTGTCTCCATCTGCCGAAGACTTTGATGCCTCCTTCAATACACTGAAGTATGGCGGTCTGGCACGCTACATCCTGAATTTCCCTGCGGTCAACATGGCAATTCAAAACAGTGCTCGTGGGTCAACTGCGACCATGTCTCCCAGCTCTGCTCACACGACATTACCT CATCAGTCTGGAAGCAGGCAGTCCACTTTAACTGGGATACAAAGCAGTGTGCAGCAGTCCTTGGGAACAGTTCAGCAGTCAACAGGCACCAATGACACATCTACTGTTGCAGCCCTAGATGATGCAGGTTCACTGGATACAGAGGACATGTTCAA ATTTCAGTTTGCTGCCTCACAATGGCAGTTGTTAGTGTCTAGTGCTGAGGATCTTCTCTCTGAGATCCTGCGCAGCACTCAGGTGTCCCCAACAGAGAAGGCACGCATTGAGTCTTGGCTGTGCTTGAAGGCAGAGGCTGAGGAATGCATAGGAATGGACTTGGGGCCTCTGCGCTTCAATGCGGCCACAAACCGTGTTCTAGAGGTCATAG AGGAGTTAAGTGAGCCAGAGGCCAACACAACACTGGAATCTGGGACAGAAATGTCACATTCAGACAGTGACACCTCCTCAATGTCCTCCTTTGGGGAAGAATTTTACGACCAGTTGGCTGTGCTGAAAGGACGGTTTCGCTCCCACACAGATGATGTAGTAAACAAAGTGCAGGAAag CCATGACACTCTTGCTAATGTGAGGCAGAGTGCAGAGAGAAGAAAATCCGAGTTGGCCAAAAATCAAGAGGACAAGGCTCAGTCCAAGAACACATCCTCTAGAAAGTCCTCACGACATTCCCACAAAACAGCAGAGTCTATTCTCTTGACAAAGGGGCTTCAGATGGCTCCTCGGAAAACAAGGGAGAATGTCAATTCCTCGGTAGAAAGAAGCTCTTCAGTATCCTCTTCTATAACCTTAGCAATGATGCCTGAGGGTCGTTTGTCTGTGATATCTCAAGTTAATTCATCTGTGAAATCAGATGAAGGTGTTGGTGTCAAGTCTTCTATTCATTCTGATATTATTTCAGATGAAG AGCATGAAGTGCCAAATCCCAGAAGAAAATCTTCACTTTCCTGTGTGTCGAGGTTCTCCCAGATTTCAAAATCATCAAGAAGAAAATCAAATTCTGAGAAG ATAGGAGATGATGAGGAAGGCAGTACATCATTAGTCGAAGAAGTTAAGCGTTTGTCAGCATCTCAGGACCTCCGCAGAGGCCAAATCCGCCGGGTCAGCGTAGAGCTGCGAGCAGCGCAGCAACGGCTCAAACAACTGAATGCAACAATTAGGCTAAAG GAGGCTTTTATACGAGAGTTGGTGCGCTGTGGGGGCGAAGCTGAGGTGACAAAACGAAAATGTGAGGCCAAAATGGAGCGACTGGAAAAGGAGATCCACAGGGCCCGGCAGCAGTATGAGGAAGCCCAGAATCAGCTAAAG GAATTACGGGAAGGGGAATCTGAAGATGTTGGCCAATACCGCAGTCGCGTTGATTCCCTGAAAAAGCAAATTTCGCATTACCAAAAGAAACTCCTAACCCTAGAGAAAGTTTCAGCCATTTCTCAACAGGCAGACACCAA AGTAGAGGAGTTGGAGGGCAGTGTAAAGGAAATGAGACGACAGCAAGAGGAACTCCAAACACGTCTTCGTGATGAATTGCAGCGCAAGGAAGAACTCGAACAGCAGATCATTGTTGACCAGCGGAGGATTCGAGCCTTGGAAATAAGACTCAAG CAAGATGAAGGGGAGTCGGAGAGTGACCGGGGCTGGCTAGCTGAGGAGGAAGAGCGTATACTGAAGTTACGTGAGGCAACACAGCAACTCCAGAATGAGGTCAAGATGCGTGAGGAGGCAGTCAAGCAGAGAGAATGGATGCACAAGGAGAAACTCCGTCTGGAGACTTCCAGACAAGACTCCGAG gaaagaagaaaaggcagtGGCAATGAGGAGGCACTAACAGAAAGGCGTGAGTCAGACCTTAGAGAAGAAATATCTCACCTGCGAGATGCGCGCGATTCCCTCATGGTGCGAAGACAGAAGCTGAATAGAAGAATTCACAAG AGTCACGGTCATGGAGTGGGGTCTGGTGAGGAGCGCCGTCTGCTGGAACTGGACGAGGCCATTGAGGCAGTTGACGCAGCGATTGAGTACAAGAATGAGGTCATTTGTGGAAGGGCAAAGGAGCTCAAGTCCACGGCCAAGCTCCTCAGTCAT GATAATCTAATGGAGCGCTTGATGAACCTGTGCCCTGAGGAAACCCGGTCCCTTCTAGTCAAGTATTTCAACAAGGTCATTGACCTAAGGATAGAGTTCCGCAAGCAAGAGATTTCATTTTCTGACCTTGAG ACCCAGTATGATGAGCAGCAACGATACATCAGTGACCTGAAAGCAGCATATCAGCAGGCAAGTTTAGAGATGGAGCGGAGAATAACATCTCAGCAGCGCGACTACCAGCAGAAGATATCTACTTTACTGCGTCAGTTTAATGATGATTCATCAG GCTCTGGCGCACAAGAGTTCCGTCTGCGTGAGATGGAGCAGCAGCTCTTCTACTACAAGAAGTTGAGTCGGGACCTGAAGGCGAAATTGAGGCAATATAGCGAGGATGTCCGAAGTGAGAGGCCCAAGGACCCTTTGCCAG GCCCTTCGTCGCAGCCTGCGTCGGGCGCCTCGACTCGCCCCGACCACGGCGCCTACATGCCCCGGCGCCGCCCCCTGCTGCCCTCCCGCCCGCCGGCTCCCCTGCTGCCCAAGCGAACGCGCATGCAGGCAGCGGAGCAGGCGGCCAAGCACCCGACGCCGCTGACGAAGGTGACCAGGGAGAAGAACAAGATCATCATCCAGCAGAAGTCCGATCGGCAGGGCAAGGCCAAGGGCGCCGCCGCCGAGTCCAGatag
- the LOC125040004 gene encoding uncharacterized abhydrolase domain-containing protein DDB_G0269086-like, with protein MKVCTCPLAKILMNGKEEFRARARARGSSTCCWAGAATAGPSATDVANRAAGAATAAAAAQEEAAYKAGLEASRKVAAQASSAAQKAQEAAAAKYSEAAQLTQAAQLAQALVFREAAHAAQTGRTVQAADAIKLLAHSQLATLQQALAAAEAQAAVSQQVLQAATEAYSQQASVLKQTQEQAQYILQRQNLAVSDLAKTQTAAQRAQAAATQALYQAHPVQASANTRSYGKH; from the exons ATGAAG GTGTGCACGTGCCCGTTAGCCAAAATCTTAATGAACGGGAAGGAAGAATTCAGAG CGCGGGCGCGGGCGCGGGGAAGCTCCACCTGCTGCTGGGCGGGGGCGGCCACGGCCGGCCCCTCGGCGACGGACGTGGCCAACCGCGCGGCGGGGGCGgccacggcggcggcggcggcgcaggAGGAGGCGGCGTACAAGGCGGGCCTGGAGGCGTCGCGCAAGGTGGCCGCACAGGCGTCGTCGGCCGCGCAGAAGGCGCAGGAGGCGGCCGCGGCCAAATACTCCGAGGCCGCACAGCTCACGCAGGCAGCGCAGCTAGCGCAGGCGCTGGTATTCCGCGAGGCGGCGCATGCGGCGCAGACGGGCCGGACTGTGCAGGCCGCTGACGCCATCAAGCTGTTGGCACACTCCCAGCTGGCTACACTGCAGCAGGCCTTGGCGGCGGCCGAGGCGCAGGCGGCCGTGTCCCAGCAGGTTCTTCAGGCCGCCACGGAAGCCTACAGCCAGCAGGCCTCTGTACTGAAGCAGACGCAGGAGCAGGCGCAGTACATCCTCCAGCGACAAAACCTGGCCGTGTCAGACCTGGCAAAGACGCAGACGGCGGCGCAGCGAGCGCAGGCGGCAGCCACTCAAGCGCTGTACCAGGCGCACCCCGTGCAGGCCTCCGCCAACACGCGGTCTTACGGCAAGCACTGA